The Methanolacinia paynteri genome includes a region encoding these proteins:
- a CDS encoding response regulator, with translation MAAIKVLIAEDEIVLAMGIEKSLKSFGYEVVGKVTRGENAIMMAIDKKPDIILMDIHLEGKVDGIEAAKEIHKKLNIPIIFLTAFSDEETFKKAIEAAPYGYLGKPFRPDDMRTTIEIAISRYRAENAEKALKISEKKYELIFNAMMNGFVLYECMTDKVGNTFDLKVLDVNPSFERIIGFKKEEILGKTILEVIPDWPREWISELGDIGFGGDQISTSKYVFPIKKHLQYNAFSPEYGKVATTFSDISDVVRLKQNEKETLLQIEKNLEQLAILNDEIRNPLQIISGFTQIDNCEHSARILEQVAAIDKLVNLIDQRWLESEKIRDFLRKHYDYI, from the coding sequence ATGGCGGCAATAAAGGTTCTCATAGCTGAAGATGAAATCGTCCTGGCGATGGGAATAGAAAAATCCCTGAAATCATTCGGTTACGAAGTGGTGGGAAAAGTAACCCGCGGGGAGAACGCCATAATGATGGCCATCGATAAAAAACCTGATATCATACTGATGGACATCCACCTTGAAGGGAAGGTCGACGGAATAGAGGCAGCAAAAGAGATTCATAAAAAACTCAATATCCCGATTATATTTTTAACAGCCTTCAGCGATGAAGAGACATTTAAAAAAGCAATCGAAGCCGCCCCATACGGATATCTCGGCAAGCCGTTCAGGCCCGACGACATGCGTACTACAATAGAGATCGCAATAAGCAGGTACAGGGCCGAAAACGCTGAAAAAGCACTTAAAATATCAGAAAAAAAATATGAACTGATCTTCAACGCGATGATGAACGGTTTCGTTCTCTATGAGTGCATGACCGATAAAGTAGGAAACACCTTTGATTTGAAAGTTCTGGATGTCAATCCGTCCTTTGAACGGATTATCGGGTTTAAAAAGGAAGAAATTCTTGGAAAAACCATCCTTGAGGTCATACCCGACTGGCCCCGGGAGTGGATTTCGGAACTGGGAGACATTGGTTTCGGAGGAGATCAGATCAGTACGTCCAAGTACGTATTTCCAATTAAAAAACACCTCCAGTATAATGCATTCAGTCCGGAATATGGCAAAGTGGCAACTACCTTTTCAGACATTTCTGATGTTGTCAGGCTGAAACAGAATGAAAAAGAGACGCTCCTGCAGATTGAGAAGAATCTCGAACAGCTGGCAATATTAAATGACGAAATCAGAAACCCACTCCAGATCATCTCCGGATTTACGCAGATTGACAACTGCGAACATTCAGCCAGGATCCTCGAACAGGTAGCCGCGATCGATAAACTTGTAAACCTCATAGACCAGA